A window of Pullulanibacillus sp. KACC 23026 genomic DNA:
CTCCCATCCTGCTTTCATTTTTGGTAGCTGCTGGCGTCCGAATTGCACAAGGCTCCTCAACCGTTGCCATGATTACAGCGGGCGGCCTCATTTCACCGGTTATTTCAAGCTGGCACATGACGCAGCCCGAGCTTGGCTTGATTGTCATTGCGATTGCATCAGGTTCCACGATTCTATCCCATGTCAATGATTCAGGTTTTTGGCTCATTAACCGTTATTTTGGCATGAACATTCCGGACACCGTCAAATCTTGGACGTTAATGGAAACCATTATTTCTTTATCAGGCTTTATCATGGTCTGCCTGATTTATAGTCTTATTAATTAGTTCTAAGATAGATAGCCTTTACTTGTTCATTTGAAACTTCAAAAGGAGGGACACTTATGAGTCCATCTATGTATATTCTTGGTGTCGATATCGGCACAACGAGTACAAAATCAGTGTTATTTACAGAAAAAGGGGAAGTCGTTGCCAAACATAATATTGGCTATCCGCTCTCAACACCTAATCCATCCACGGCCGAACAAGATCCGGAAGAAATCTATCAAGCTGTACTCGGTACCATGAAAGAGGCGCTTAATAAAAGCAGCGTAAAACCTGAAGAAGTGCTATGCGTGTCTTTTAGTTCAGCCATGCACAGCCTGATTGCAGTCGATGAAAAAGGAAAACCGCTCACCCAATGTATCACTTGGGCGGATAATCGAAGTGAAAAATGGGCCGAGAAAATTAAAAATGAGATGAATGGGCATGAGATTTATCTCAGAACCGGGACACCGATCCATCCCATGTCTCCATTATCTAAACTAACTTGGATGCGCCATGAGAAACAAGATCTGTTCTCTAAAGCTGCCAAATTCATCTCCATAAAAGAATATGTATTCTACAAGCTGTTCAATGAGTACGTCATTGATTATTCGATTGCTTCAGCAACCGGCCTCTTTAACCTAAAAGAGCTCAACTGGGATTCTGAAGCCTTAGAAGTGGCGGGAGTAACACCTGAACAATTATCAACACCTGTTCCAACCACCCACTATCTTAAAGGCCTTAAACCAGATATGGCGGAATCCATTGGTCTTGCGATGGATATTCCATTCATTTTAGGAGCAAGCGATGGCTGCTTATCGAACCTTGGGGTCAATGCCATTGAATTTGGCTCCGTCGCTGTTACGATTGGGACAAGCGGTGCCATCCGAACGGTTGCTGATCGTCCGATTACTGATCCTAAAGGCCGAACTTTTTGTTATGCCTTAACTGAGAATCATTGGGTCATTGGCGGACCTGTTAACAATGGCGGGATGACCTTCCGTTGGGTTCGTGATGAGCTCGCCGCTTCAGAAGTGGAAACAGCCGGGCGCCTTGGAATGGATCCTTATGAAGTACTGACACGGATTGCTTCAAAAGTTTCACCTGGATCCGACGGTCTCCTCTTTCACCCTTATCTTGCTGGTGAGCGGGCCCCTCTTTGGAATGCCAACGCACGCGGATCATTTTTTGGCTTAGGGATGCATCACAAGAAAGAGCATCTAATCCGTGCTGTTCTTGAAGGGGTCATCTATAACTTATACAGCGTGCTCCTTGCTCTCGAGGAATTAATTGGTCAGCCTAAGAAAGTACTGGCAACAGGCGGATTTGCTCGTTCTGAACTTTGGCGGCAAATGATGGCCGATATTTTTGATCAAGAGGTCATTGTCCCGGAAAGCTTTGAAAGTTCTTGTCTAGGCGCTGCCATATTAGGCTTATATGCACTCGGAAAAGTGGATACGTTGACTGTCGTGAGTGACATGGTTGGAGATACCCACCGCCACCACCCTATCCCAGAAAATGTAGCCATCTATCAAGAACTTGTTCCGATTTACCTTAGCCTTTATCGAAAATTAGATGATGAATACAGCCGTATCTCTGAATTCCAGAGAAAAACACTCGGCTAAATAAAGCCATGATTAAAAGCCCTGTCGATCACGACAAGGCTTTTCTTCTTTATAGACCAATTTTTTTCTTGTGAGAGGTCTTAGCGGTTTTCTTTTTTGGCAGTTCTGTTGAGGCTGAAGCCATCTTTCCTGCAAGTAACTTTTTTGGTGGAGCCTCACTTTCAGCAGTTGAAGGGGCTTCGGCTGTTCTGGCAGAAGGAACAGCTTTTTTAGGCGGTGCTTGTGTGGGTTGTGCAGGCGTGCTTCCACGAGTTTCCTCCACACTTTTTTGTAAAGCTGCAAGTAAATCGACGACGTTTTCTCTAGCAGGCGCCTTCTTCGGTGCCGTCGTTTCATGCCCCGCCAGTTTTTCCTCGACAAGATGCTGAACATCCTCCCGATAGGTATCTTTGTATTTCTCAGGTTCAAAAGCTGTTGTCAACTGCTCGATCAGTTGCTTAGCGGTTGTCAGCTCTTTTTCATCGAACTCGCCCATTTGTTCAAGCCCTGGTACTTGATTAACAGGGCGAACTTCATCGGGGTAATACATGGTTTCTAGCATAAGACCTTCTTTGTAGACACGGACAACCGCCAAATGTTCCTTAGAATGAAGGGTTAGTTTAGCGAGTCCAATTTTATTCGTTTCTTTCAAAGCTTGTCGAAGTAAGGCATAAGCTTTACCGCCATTTTCATTAGGTCCGACAAAATAAGAACGATTAAAGTAGACTGGATCAATTTCGGATAAATCGACAAAATCCAGGATGTCTACCGCTCTAATGACATCGCCTTTAAGTCCTTGTAATTCCTGATCGGTAATGGTGACAAATTCACCTGGATAAACTTCATAGCCTTTTATTAAATGGTCGTTTTCTACAACCGTGTCGCACTCCGGACAATACTTTTGGTAACGAATCGGGGTATGGCACACATCGTGCAGGGTGCGGAACGACACATCTTTTGACTCCGTTGCAGCATATAACTTGATGGGGATATGGACAAGCCCAAAGCTGATCGACCCCTTCCACATCGTGTGCATCCTATCTCTCCTTTTTACTTAGAGTCTGTCTTAGTTTGAGCAATCCTCGATCAATCTATTTCAGCGAAAAAATCGGCTATCGTGGATTTCCCCAGCGAATAGTTTAAAATTTTATTTGTCAGTTCTTATGACCGTAAACATGCTCGCGATCAACCCTTCCGCATTTCCGGAGCTTCATTTTGAAAAGTACAAGTTCTTGGGTCGATCTCCAAAAAAGCTTGGATGGAAGGCTGTCTAAGAGAACGGCCTTCTGTCCATTCAGCAAAATGAATTTTACAGACCCATTTCGGGCTGACCCAATAAGTATCCGAGGTTTGACCAGGAGGGTTAACAAATGGCGCCTCGCTTTCACCAAAGCTTTTTAAATGAGTAGTCAAGTCGCGCCATTCCGCTTTCGTTAACTTCCCCGTGCCAACATGACCAATATACCAAAGTCGGTTCTGATCATCATAAAGTCCGATCAAAAGGGCGTTGGCCACACCGTTTTTTAGAGTATAACCGCCAACAACAGCATTGACATCCCGTTTAATTTTGATTTTTTGCCAGGTTGGTTTTTTCTCATTTATAAGATAGGGTGAGGATTCGTCTTTAACGACAAGGCCCTCCATCCCGTATTGAGACATGACTTCAAAGAGCGCTTCACCATCCTTTTGTGCTGTCACAGCTTGAACATAGGGAGTTGGGGTTAACCTCTCTTCTATTAAAGCCAAGCGCTCGACTAATGGAAGATCTGTCACCCATTTGCCGTCTAAGTACAGGATATCAAACACCATATATGAAATAGGGACAAGGGGCTGAACGGCCTTCACCTTAGAAAGGTTTCGGAGGCCATCACGGCGCATGACTTCATGAAAGGAAGGAATCCCATCTTGTCCCATTGCAATCACTTCTCCATCTAAGATGACTGAATCGGCAGCAAAAAAGTCAAAGGTCGTAATCTCCGGATAGTGATACGTCCGTTCATTCTTCTTTCGATTGAATAGACGGACATGGCCTCGCTCAGCATAAGTTAAAATGCGTACACCATCCCATTTTACTTGAGCAAGCCATTGACCCCCTTGAGGTATGGCATGACTCGATACAGGTTCCATGGGAAATACCGGTTCCATCTGCTTTCGTCCCCTCTCGTGTTCCTTGACTCTAGTTTGACATTTATTTTAGGAAAGTATGATAAGAGAAAAGGCGGCAGGTCTTAAAAATCCTTGATCCCAAC
This region includes:
- the gntK gene encoding gluconokinase — its product is MSPSMYILGVDIGTTSTKSVLFTEKGEVVAKHNIGYPLSTPNPSTAEQDPEEIYQAVLGTMKEALNKSSVKPEEVLCVSFSSAMHSLIAVDEKGKPLTQCITWADNRSEKWAEKIKNEMNGHEIYLRTGTPIHPMSPLSKLTWMRHEKQDLFSKAAKFISIKEYVFYKLFNEYVIDYSIASATGLFNLKELNWDSEALEVAGVTPEQLSTPVPTTHYLKGLKPDMAESIGLAMDIPFILGASDGCLSNLGVNAIEFGSVAVTIGTSGAIRTVADRPITDPKGRTFCYALTENHWVIGGPVNNGGMTFRWVRDELAASEVETAGRLGMDPYEVLTRIASKVSPGSDGLLFHPYLAGERAPLWNANARGSFFGLGMHHKKEHLIRAVLEGVIYNLYSVLLALEELIGQPKKVLATGGFARSELWRQMMADIFDQEVIVPESFESSCLGAAILGLYALGKVDTLTVVSDMVGDTHRHHPIPENVAIYQELVPIYLSLYRKLDDEYSRISEFQRKTLG
- a CDS encoding Ku protein; translated protein: MHTMWKGSISFGLVHIPIKLYAATESKDVSFRTLHDVCHTPIRYQKYCPECDTVVENDHLIKGYEVYPGEFVTITDQELQGLKGDVIRAVDILDFVDLSEIDPVYFNRSYFVGPNENGGKAYALLRQALKETNKIGLAKLTLHSKEHLAVVRVYKEGLMLETMYYPDEVRPVNQVPGLEQMGEFDEKELTTAKQLIEQLTTAFEPEKYKDTYREDVQHLVEEKLAGHETTAPKKAPARENVVDLLAALQKSVEETRGSTPAQPTQAPPKKAVPSARTAEAPSTAESEAPPKKLLAGKMASASTELPKKKTAKTSHKKKIGL
- the ligD gene encoding non-homologous end-joining DNA ligase codes for the protein MEPVFPMEPVSSHAIPQGGQWLAQVKWDGVRILTYAERGHVRLFNRKKNERTYHYPEITTFDFFAADSVILDGEVIAMGQDGIPSFHEVMRRDGLRNLSKVKAVQPLVPISYMVFDILYLDGKWVTDLPLVERLALIEERLTPTPYVQAVTAQKDGEALFEVMSQYGMEGLVVKDESSPYLINEKKPTWQKIKIKRDVNAVVGGYTLKNGVANALLIGLYDDQNRLWYIGHVGTGKLTKAEWRDLTTHLKSFGESEAPFVNPPGQTSDTYWVSPKWVCKIHFAEWTEGRSLRQPSIQAFLEIDPRTCTFQNEAPEMRKG